From one Candidatus Zixiibacteriota bacterium genomic stretch:
- a CDS encoding DinB family protein, producing MAQSTRRDKSAAVSSGQVVGLLLSMVDQAFNRKAWHGTNFRGSLMRVSAEQAAWRPGAGRHNIWEIVVHVAYYKYVLWRRITGEKRGAFPYSAEKTWGDWFARPDRISDAAWKSDLALLKEYHDKLREVVANSDPSIDHKTWAKTEYRVIGAAYHDIYHAGQIQLLKRMYHARKK from the coding sequence ATGGCGCAATCCACACGACGTGACAAGTCGGCGGCCGTCTCATCAGGGCAGGTCGTCGGGCTGTTGCTCTCCATGGTCGATCAGGCGTTCAACCGAAAAGCCTGGCACGGAACCAACTTCCGAGGGTCGCTCATGCGTGTCTCCGCCGAACAGGCGGCCTGGCGCCCCGGCGCCGGACGACACAATATCTGGGAGATTGTCGTCCATGTCGCCTACTACAAATATGTCCTCTGGCGACGGATCACCGGCGAGAAGCGCGGCGCGTTCCCCTACAGCGCGGAAAAAACGTGGGGGGACTGGTTCGCCCGCCCCGACCGGATCTCCGATGCCGCCTGGAAAAGCGATCTCGCGCTCCTGAAAGAATACCATGACAAACTGCGCGAAGTGGTTGCGAATTCGGACCCGTCGATTGACCACAAAACCTGGGCCAAAACGGAGTACCGGGTAATCGGCGCGGCGTACCACGACATCTATCATGCGGGGCAGATTCAATTGCTGAAACGGATGTACCACGCCCGGAAAAAGTGA
- a CDS encoding oligopeptide transporter, OPT family: MKPERHFTPYVSPQASMAEMTIKGLILGSILGIAFAASSVYLGLKVGLTVSASIPIAVLSITILRALGKATILENNMVQTVGSAGESIAAGVVFTLPSLLLMGQDLEFARILLVALLGGTLGVLMMIPLRQGLIVQEHGKLTYPEGTACAEVLIAGDKGGTSAKTVFTGAGVGFAFGFLNLITRLWKETSDWSLSFFKGASISAEVAPTMLGVGYIIGIRTAANMMAGGALAFIVIIPLIKAFGEQLGSPMFPETEALIKDMSPGAIRNAYVLYIGAGAVATGGIISLIRSIPSIIGAFKRGMASLAATRRNQQPVVARTERDISLVYVIGGCIALILSIWLAPILDINFTSAVLIILFGFFFVTVSSRITGEIGSSSNPISGMTVATLLVTCLLFLAVGWTGTSYRVMALTTAALVCVAASNGGTISQDLKTGFLVGATPSRQQLGILVGVITSAIVIGWTLLSLNQAMTTYSARNYPDYTAEVPANAPEVEYDGAVYRQISIPEKTGSVPTGRYLVNDDGKIVYLIDPGVCGTDLFRLSRVSGEPYAGYNAGVLPESTPTMLTVDGPQRVLQLENELNGIAPGRYLVDSTGAITHRLSTVTKYDAPKARLFSLIIDGILTHKLPWALVLIGISLALIMELVGVSSLPFAVGLYLPISTSTPIFVGGIIRKLVDRRRKDNGGTEAEFSPGVLLASGLIAGGAIAGLTQAIFYIMDWNAAFDKSHWMGSLAENNLWALVPFSGLAMFVYWVATRKNNKKDTAAGTK, from the coding sequence ATGAAACCGGAAAGGCACTTCACTCCTTACGTCTCTCCTCAGGCGAGCATGGCCGAGATGACGATCAAGGGGCTGATCCTCGGCTCGATCCTGGGTATCGCATTCGCGGCATCGTCAGTGTACCTGGGACTCAAAGTGGGTTTAACGGTGTCGGCCTCGATTCCTATCGCCGTGCTGTCGATTACGATTCTGCGCGCCTTAGGGAAAGCCACCATTCTCGAGAACAACATGGTGCAGACGGTGGGGTCAGCCGGCGAATCCATTGCCGCCGGGGTAGTCTTTACGCTTCCGTCTCTGCTTTTGATGGGTCAGGATCTGGAGTTTGCGCGCATTCTGCTGGTCGCACTGCTCGGCGGAACGCTTGGGGTCCTGATGATGATTCCGCTCCGGCAGGGCTTGATCGTTCAGGAACACGGCAAGCTGACGTATCCTGAGGGAACGGCATGCGCCGAAGTGCTCATAGCGGGGGACAAAGGCGGAACATCGGCCAAAACCGTCTTCACCGGCGCGGGTGTCGGGTTTGCTTTCGGCTTTCTCAACCTGATTACCCGCCTGTGGAAAGAGACATCGGACTGGTCGCTGAGTTTTTTCAAAGGCGCGTCGATATCCGCCGAGGTCGCCCCGACCATGCTTGGAGTCGGCTATATCATCGGTATTCGCACAGCGGCCAATATGATGGCAGGCGGCGCGCTGGCGTTTATCGTGATTATTCCGCTGATAAAGGCGTTCGGGGAGCAGCTGGGCAGCCCGATGTTTCCTGAGACGGAGGCGCTTATCAAGGACATGAGCCCCGGCGCAATACGTAACGCGTACGTGCTCTATATCGGCGCCGGGGCGGTCGCCACGGGCGGTATTATCAGTTTGATTCGTTCCATTCCGTCAATCATCGGCGCGTTCAAACGGGGCATGGCATCGCTGGCCGCGACTCGACGCAACCAGCAGCCGGTGGTCGCTCGCACCGAGCGTGATATTTCCCTGGTCTACGTGATCGGCGGCTGTATCGCCCTGATTCTCTCCATCTGGCTGGCACCGATTCTCGATATAAACTTCACATCGGCCGTGCTGATCATCCTTTTCGGGTTCTTCTTTGTGACCGTGTCGAGCCGCATCACCGGTGAGATAGGATCATCGTCGAATCCCATTTCGGGGATGACGGTCGCCACGTTGCTGGTGACCTGCCTGCTCTTTCTCGCGGTCGGCTGGACCGGGACAAGCTATCGGGTGATGGCGTTGACCACGGCGGCGCTCGTTTGCGTGGCGGCTTCGAACGGCGGCACCATTTCACAGGATCTCAAAACGGGATTTCTCGTGGGCGCTACACCATCGAGGCAGCAGCTCGGTATCCTGGTGGGTGTGATCACGAGCGCGATCGTGATCGGGTGGACGTTGTTGTCGTTGAATCAGGCGATGACTACCTACTCGGCGCGCAACTACCCGGATTACACTGCAGAGGTTCCGGCGAATGCGCCTGAAGTCGAATACGACGGCGCTGTCTATCGCCAGATTTCGATTCCGGAGAAGACCGGCTCGGTGCCGACCGGACGGTACCTGGTGAACGACGACGGTAAGATCGTGTATCTCATCGATCCGGGCGTCTGCGGGACCGACCTGTTCCGTCTCAGCCGCGTTTCGGGCGAGCCGTATGCCGGGTACAACGCCGGGGTGCTTCCTGAGTCCACGCCCACCATGTTGACGGTGGACGGTCCGCAGCGTGTACTCCAGCTCGAGAACGAGCTGAACGGCATAGCGCCGGGGCGCTACCTCGTCGATTCCACCGGTGCGATCACGCACCGACTGTCGACCGTGACCAAGTACGACGCGCCCAAGGCGCGATTGTTCAGCCTGATTATAGACGGTATATTGACGCACAAGCTGCCGTGGGCGCTGGTTTTGATCGGCATATCACTGGCGCTGATCATGGAACTGGTCGGCGTGTCATCGCTGCCGTTCGCGGTCGGTCTGTACCTGCCGATCTCGACTTCGACACCTATCTTTGTCGGCGGCATTATCCGCAAGCTGGTGGATCGGCGGCGCAAAGACAACGGTGGTACGGAGGCCGAGTTTTCGCCGGGAGTGCTGCTGGCCAGCGGTCTGATCGCGGGCGGCGCAATTGCCGGACTGACGCAGGCCATTTTCTATATCATGGATTGGAACGCGGCGTTTGACAAGTCTCACTGGATGGGATCGCTCGCCGAGAACAACCTGTGGGCACTTGTGCCGTTCAGCGGGCTGGCGATGTTTGTTTACTGGGTGGCGACTCGGAAGAACAACAAGAAGGACACGGCTGCCGGCACCAAGTAA